A single genomic interval of Aureliella helgolandensis harbors:
- the rpoB gene encoding DNA-directed RNA polymerase subunit beta: MATSSQRRLQPTSVRKFGSGLDTLEIPSLTELQTKSYGLFLQDESSSDDRLPIGLEGVFREIFPIESYDKNVSLEYLRYELGKPRYTPDECRQLRLTYGRPMKVWLRLNREQPIEEEVYLGDIPIMLGGGEFIVNGAERVVVSQLHRSPGVDFVEESETTTDRKLPSCRVIPERGSWIEINITKKDSLSVRIDQSGKFSVMTLLRAMSPELSSDTELLRAFYPTTVESIEDGRSVSKIENKVAVDDVVYPGDSERAGEIIIEAGHSISKTTAETICTSGIEEIEVMTAPRTPLLTNSLAEDNTNSHEEALLRIYQRLRPGNPPQLEKARTLFHEKFFDVNRYRLGRVGRFRLNRKLGLEVDENVMTLRSEDLLASIKYMIDLFDPDSGAQFDDIDHLGNRRLRTIDELASEELRKGFLKLRRTVQERMSLKEADEVSPRSLVNPKSISAAIEYFFGRGELSQVVDQTNPLSQLTHERRLSALGPGGLNRKRAGFEVRDVHISHYGRICPIETPEGTNIGLISSLAIYAGVDEYGFLVTPYRIIKEGKLTETVVWLRADQEADAYICPADTEVKDGALVSGPNLIARYRADFQITLPEEVQYMDIAPSQMVGISAGLIPFLEHDDANRALMGSNMQRQAVPLLVAEPPIVGTGMEREVAKNSAMVVRAKRAGTVTAVDATKIEIGPDIYRLHKYQGLNERTCLNQKPIINLGDVVEPGQIIADGAATYQGELALGRNVLVGFMSFDGYNYEDAIIISEELVRADTYTSIHIEDFDVEIRETKLGREEFTRDIPNVSEKALRNLDESGIVAVGTYVRPGDILVGKVSPKSKTELTPEEKLLHAIFGRAGEDVKNDSLEVPSGMEGIVIDTQKFSRRMSLSDDERKVFEAELKEVESAGNAEISVVFTKFILEMENVIGTKLTDDDGTPLAGEQDPRFVAENAQTFNLSRLLNRLDEGLHEPLREVYKGYWPNVEEAIDERDRKLNSMKRGDELRSGVLQMVKVYIATKRTISVGDKMAGRHGNKGVISKVLPIADMPHLPDGTPIQIMLNPLGVPSRMNVGQILETHLGWAGAKLGFQSITPVFDGATEGVINDCLAEAGLPKHGKVRLTDGRTGEPMEQETTVGYIYMLKLHHLVDDKVHARSTGPYSLITQQPLGGKARFGGQRFGEMEVWALEAYGAAYILQELLTVKSDDVEGRTKIYESMVKGENTLEAGTPASFDVLTNEIRGLGLNMRLEKRKL, translated from the coding sequence ATGGCCACTTCTTCGCAGCGACGACTACAACCTACAAGTGTTCGCAAGTTCGGCTCGGGTCTAGACACCCTTGAGATCCCGTCACTTACCGAATTGCAGACCAAGAGTTACGGGCTGTTCTTACAGGACGAGAGCTCCTCCGACGATCGCTTGCCCATTGGGCTCGAAGGCGTTTTTCGTGAAATTTTCCCCATTGAGAGTTACGACAAGAACGTATCGCTCGAATACCTTCGCTACGAACTAGGCAAGCCACGCTACACGCCTGACGAGTGCCGACAACTGCGCTTGACCTATGGTCGCCCGATGAAGGTCTGGTTGCGTCTCAATCGCGAGCAACCCATCGAAGAAGAGGTCTACCTCGGGGACATCCCCATCATGCTCGGTGGCGGGGAATTCATCGTCAATGGTGCTGAGCGGGTAGTCGTTAGCCAGTTGCACCGCAGCCCTGGCGTCGACTTTGTCGAGGAGAGTGAAACCACCACCGACCGCAAGCTGCCTAGCTGCCGAGTGATCCCTGAACGTGGTAGTTGGATCGAGATCAATATCACCAAGAAGGATAGCCTGAGCGTCCGCATCGACCAGAGCGGTAAGTTCTCGGTAATGACGCTCCTGCGGGCGATGAGCCCTGAGTTGAGCAGCGATACCGAATTGTTGCGAGCCTTCTACCCAACCACGGTTGAATCGATTGAGGACGGCCGCAGCGTCAGCAAGATCGAAAATAAGGTGGCGGTGGACGACGTGGTTTACCCAGGCGATTCCGAGCGCGCTGGGGAGATCATTATTGAGGCCGGGCACTCCATCTCGAAGACGACGGCAGAAACCATCTGCACATCGGGCATCGAAGAGATCGAGGTGATGACCGCCCCTCGCACCCCGCTGCTGACAAACTCGCTGGCTGAAGACAACACCAATAGCCACGAAGAGGCGTTGCTACGGATTTACCAACGACTGCGTCCCGGAAACCCTCCACAACTGGAGAAGGCCCGGACGTTGTTCCATGAAAAATTCTTCGATGTCAATCGCTACCGCCTCGGCCGCGTCGGACGTTTTCGTCTGAATCGCAAATTGGGACTCGAGGTCGATGAAAATGTCATGACCTTGCGTTCGGAGGACCTGCTGGCTTCGATCAAGTACATGATCGACTTGTTTGACCCCGATTCGGGCGCGCAATTCGACGATATCGATCACCTGGGAAATCGCCGTCTCCGGACCATCGACGAACTGGCCAGTGAAGAACTCCGCAAGGGCTTCCTGAAGCTTCGCCGCACGGTTCAAGAACGGATGAGCCTGAAAGAGGCTGACGAAGTTTCTCCGCGCAGCTTGGTGAATCCCAAGAGCATCAGCGCTGCCATCGAATACTTCTTCGGTCGTGGCGAACTCTCGCAGGTAGTGGATCAAACGAACCCTCTCAGCCAGTTGACCCACGAGCGACGCCTGTCCGCCCTCGGCCCAGGTGGTTTGAATCGTAAACGCGCAGGCTTCGAAGTCCGCGATGTTCACATTTCCCACTATGGTCGCATCTGTCCTATTGAGACACCTGAAGGCACGAACATTGGCTTGATTAGCTCGCTGGCGATCTACGCGGGCGTCGATGAGTACGGCTTCCTCGTGACTCCCTACCGGATTATCAAAGAAGGCAAGCTCACCGAAACCGTCGTGTGGCTGCGTGCCGATCAAGAGGCCGACGCGTACATTTGTCCGGCGGATACAGAAGTCAAAGACGGAGCCTTGGTCTCGGGCCCCAACCTGATCGCCCGCTACCGTGCTGACTTCCAGATCACCCTGCCCGAGGAAGTGCAATACATGGATATTGCGCCAAGCCAGATGGTGGGAATTTCGGCTGGGTTAATTCCATTCTTGGAACACGATGATGCCAACCGGGCCTTGATGGGCTCCAACATGCAGCGTCAAGCAGTGCCGTTGCTGGTGGCCGAACCCCCGATCGTCGGTACCGGCATGGAACGCGAAGTGGCCAAGAATAGCGCCATGGTAGTGCGAGCCAAGCGTGCTGGCACGGTCACGGCCGTGGATGCGACCAAGATCGAAATCGGTCCCGACATCTATCGCCTGCACAAATACCAGGGCTTGAACGAGCGTACCTGCCTGAACCAGAAGCCGATTATCAATCTGGGCGACGTGGTTGAGCCAGGGCAGATCATTGCCGACGGTGCAGCCACCTACCAGGGCGAGCTCGCTTTGGGCCGCAACGTTCTCGTCGGCTTCATGTCGTTCGATGGTTACAACTACGAAGACGCGATCATCATCAGCGAAGAGCTGGTGCGGGCCGATACCTATACCTCGATTCATATCGAAGACTTCGACGTGGAGATTCGCGAAACCAAACTAGGTCGCGAAGAATTCACGCGGGACATCCCCAACGTTTCGGAAAAGGCTCTGCGGAACCTGGACGAAAGTGGAATCGTTGCGGTGGGAACGTATGTTCGTCCGGGAGACATTCTGGTCGGCAAGGTTTCCCCTAAGAGCAAAACCGAGCTCACCCCCGAAGAAAAACTGCTGCACGCCATTTTTGGACGGGCTGGCGAAGACGTGAAGAACGACTCCTTGGAAGTCCCGTCGGGGATGGAAGGAATCGTCATCGACACGCAAAAATTCAGCCGTCGCATGAGCCTTTCGGACGACGAACGCAAGGTATTCGAAGCAGAGTTGAAGGAAGTTGAAAGTGCCGGTAACGCCGAGATCTCGGTGGTCTTTACCAAGTTCATCCTCGAGATGGAAAATGTGATCGGTACCAAGCTAACCGATGACGACGGCACTCCACTGGCCGGTGAGCAAGACCCACGTTTTGTGGCGGAGAATGCACAGACGTTCAACTTGTCGCGCCTCCTCAACCGCCTCGACGAAGGCTTGCACGAACCACTTCGCGAAGTCTACAAGGGGTATTGGCCCAATGTGGAAGAAGCCATCGACGAACGCGACCGCAAGCTCAACAGCATGAAGCGTGGCGACGAGCTTCGCAGCGGTGTCCTTCAAATGGTCAAGGTTTACATTGCCACCAAGCGAACGATCAGCGTGGGTGACAAGATGGCGGGTCGCCACGGTAACAAGGGGGTTATCTCCAAGGTATTGCCGATTGCGGATATGCCACACCTTCCCGACGGAACCCCGATCCAAATCATGCTCAATCCACTCGGCGTACCAAGCCGGATGAATGTGGGGCAGATCTTGGAAACCCACTTGGGTTGGGCCGGAGCGAAGCTTGGCTTCCAGTCGATCACGCCAGTATTCGATGGAGCCACTGAAGGGGTGATCAACGACTGTCTAGCCGAAGCAGGCTTGCCGAAGCACGGAAAAGTCCGCTTGACCGACGGTCGAACGGGCGAGCCGATGGAGCAAGAGACCACTGTTGGCTACATCTACATGCTCAAGTTGCACCACTTGGTGGATGACAAAGTTCACGCTCGTAGCACGGGCCCCTACTCGCTCATTACGCAACAGCCACTCGGTGGTAAGGCTCGCTTCGGCGGTCAGCGTTTTGGAGAGATGGAAGTTTGGGCACTCGAGGCTTACGGTGCTGCTTACATTCTGCAGGAATTGCTGACAGTCAAGAGTGACGACGTGGAAGGTCGTACTAAGATCTACGAGTCGATGGTCAAGGGAGAAAACACCCTCGAAGCGGGCACCCCAGCCAGCTTTGATGTATTGACCAACGAGATTCGCGGTCTGGGACTCAACATGCGTTTAGAAAAACGCAAGCTGTAA
- a CDS encoding GspE/PulE family protein, with protein MDQPRDFTDLLLRQGAISLDQLSEATTLSRESNVPLADAIIQTGYVEGEAVYRALAKFNKIAFVSLAEVKIADEVIQLVPESVARENSIIPYKEGEDGALHVLVSDPFDLETIEKLRFILNRKIETALSPREAIQEAINRYYGQVEGESADSILQEFTDTQIDFTETAEDGAGGDDEFPDEANAPVVRLVGMMIQEAVQLRASDIHVEPFEDRVRIRYRIDGILVERDCPPRRLLGAILSRIKILAKMDIAERRRPQDGRIKVTVGEKELDLRVSIIPTNHGQSCVMRLLDKDNIKVGVRQLGLSERDFKIFMATVKRPNGIMLVTGPTGSGKTTTLYAALNSMNRPDKKIITAEDPVEYYLPGINQVEVRHNIGLDFARIIRSMLRQAPNIILVGEMRDTETASMGIQASLTGHLVFSTLHTNDAPSAVTRMTDMGVPGYLVASSVVAVLGQRLVRTICKRCKTQIKLSPAQLEEAGIPPEIAAKATFAKGKGCGYCQKSGYRGRMGIYELMVVSSKVRELMFKGVSTKAIAEQAIKEGMTTLFCDGIRKVLRGSTTLEEVFRVAKTTEQDQLALQIVFKEFMDAQDK; from the coding sequence ATGGACCAGCCACGCGACTTTACCGACCTGCTCCTCCGGCAGGGGGCGATTAGCCTGGACCAATTGAGCGAGGCAACTACCCTGTCGCGTGAAAGTAATGTGCCTCTAGCTGACGCCATTATTCAGACCGGCTATGTCGAAGGGGAGGCGGTTTATCGTGCGTTGGCAAAGTTTAACAAGATAGCCTTCGTCTCCCTGGCGGAAGTGAAGATCGCCGACGAGGTTATTCAGCTCGTTCCGGAGTCCGTGGCGCGTGAAAATAGCATTATCCCCTACAAGGAAGGGGAAGATGGTGCCCTGCATGTGTTGGTGAGCGACCCCTTCGATCTGGAGACCATCGAGAAGCTGCGGTTTATCCTGAATCGGAAGATTGAAACGGCTCTCTCCCCTCGGGAGGCCATTCAGGAGGCTATTAACCGCTACTATGGGCAGGTGGAAGGGGAGTCCGCTGACTCGATTCTCCAGGAGTTCACCGACACGCAGATCGACTTTACGGAAACTGCCGAGGATGGCGCCGGAGGGGATGATGAGTTTCCGGATGAGGCCAATGCGCCTGTGGTGCGACTGGTCGGGATGATGATTCAGGAGGCGGTCCAGCTGCGCGCCTCGGATATTCACGTCGAGCCGTTTGAGGATCGCGTGCGGATTCGCTACCGCATTGACGGGATTTTGGTGGAGCGAGATTGCCCTCCCCGGCGGCTGCTGGGTGCCATTTTGTCGCGGATTAAGATCCTGGCCAAGATGGATATCGCGGAACGCCGTCGCCCCCAGGATGGGCGGATTAAGGTTACTGTGGGGGAGAAGGAGCTGGATTTGCGGGTCAGCATCATTCCCACCAACCACGGTCAGTCGTGCGTGATGCGTTTGCTCGACAAGGACAATATTAAGGTCGGGGTGCGGCAGCTTGGGTTGTCGGAACGCGATTTCAAGATCTTCATGGCAACGGTGAAGCGGCCGAATGGGATCATGCTGGTGACCGGGCCGACGGGCTCTGGAAAAACGACCACGCTCTACGCGGCTCTCAATTCGATGAACCGCCCGGACAAGAAGATTATTACCGCCGAGGATCCCGTCGAGTACTACTTGCCGGGGATCAATCAGGTGGAGGTGCGGCACAATATCGGGCTCGACTTTGCTCGCATTATCCGCTCGATGTTGCGGCAAGCACCCAATATCATCCTGGTCGGGGAAATGCGGGATACCGAGACCGCATCGATGGGTATTCAGGCTTCTTTGACTGGACACTTGGTATTCAGTACACTACACACGAACGATGCGCCCAGTGCTGTGACACGGATGACAGACATGGGGGTACCCGGTTATCTGGTGGCAAGCTCGGTCGTGGCGGTGCTTGGGCAGCGTCTGGTGCGGACGATTTGCAAGCGTTGCAAGACGCAGATCAAGCTCAGTCCGGCCCAGTTGGAGGAGGCCGGAATTCCTCCGGAGATTGCTGCGAAAGCGACTTTCGCAAAAGGGAAAGGGTGTGGTTATTGCCAGAAGTCTGGCTATCGAGGGCGGATGGGTATCTACGAATTGATGGTAGTTTCCAGCAAGGTACGGGAGTTGATGTTCAAAGGGGTGTCTACCAAGGCGATCGCCGAGCAGGCGATTAAGGAGGGAATGACGACCTTGTTCTGCGATGGGATTCGCAAGGTCCTGCGCGGGTCGACGACCCTTGAGGAGGTTTTTCGCGTCGCCAAGACGACCGAGCAGGATCAGTTGGCCCTGCAGATTGTGTTTAAAGAGTTCATGGACGCCCAGGACAAATAA
- a CDS encoding type IV pilus twitching motility protein PilT, whose protein sequence is MATVLIDKLLQAAVKQGASDIHIVVGQPPVFRLHGRMRKLETKVLEPEDAMSLMKSIAPDRCQRELQESGSSDFGFAFGDQARFRVSIFKQRGNISMVLRQIPTDKLTPEQLGLAPAIVEMVQRPRGLMLVTGPTGSGKSTTLASLINFINETHDHHIITIEDPIEFYHDHKKSTINQREVGVDVPSFSEAIRRALRQDPDVILVGELRDLDTISAAISAAETGHVVFGTLHTNSAQGTVNRIIDAFPGNLQDQIRTQLSTTLIGVVAQTLLPKIGGGRVAAYEVLVVTPGISNLIRENKTFRINSAIQTGAKFGMNLMDDALFNLWKDGTVTVEDVLGKAHRPDDLARRIVNARRGLEDEGAEVEED, encoded by the coding sequence ATGGCAACCGTATTAATTGACAAACTTCTGCAGGCAGCGGTAAAGCAGGGGGCGAGCGATATCCACATTGTGGTGGGGCAGCCACCGGTTTTTCGGTTGCATGGCCGGATGCGCAAGCTTGAGACCAAAGTGCTCGAGCCGGAAGATGCCATGTCGCTGATGAAGAGTATCGCGCCGGATCGCTGCCAGCGTGAGTTGCAGGAATCGGGGAGCTCGGACTTCGGGTTTGCCTTTGGGGATCAGGCGCGGTTTCGGGTCTCGATTTTCAAGCAACGCGGTAACATCTCGATGGTGTTGCGGCAGATTCCCACCGACAAGCTGACCCCAGAGCAGTTGGGCTTGGCCCCGGCCATTGTCGAGATGGTGCAGCGCCCGCGGGGGCTGATGTTGGTGACCGGGCCAACCGGGTCGGGGAAGAGTACCACGCTGGCCAGCTTGATCAATTTCATCAACGAGACGCACGATCACCACATCATTACGATCGAAGATCCGATCGAGTTCTATCACGACCACAAGAAGTCGACGATCAACCAGCGAGAGGTGGGCGTGGATGTCCCCAGCTTCTCCGAGGCGATCCGCCGGGCGTTGCGCCAGGATCCCGATGTGATTCTGGTCGGCGAGCTGCGAGATTTGGACACTATTTCCGCGGCGATTTCCGCTGCAGAAACCGGTCACGTGGTGTTTGGTACCTTGCACACCAACAGTGCGCAGGGAACGGTAAACCGGATCATTGATGCCTTCCCCGGAAACTTGCAGGATCAGATTCGCACCCAGTTGAGTACGACCTTGATCGGAGTGGTCGCGCAGACGTTGCTGCCGAAGATCGGTGGTGGGCGTGTGGCCGCCTACGAAGTGCTGGTGGTGACACCGGGGATTTCCAACCTGATTCGTGAGAACAAGACGTTCCGAATCAACTCGGCGATCCAGACGGGGGCCAAGTTTGGGATGAACCTGATGGATGATGCCCTGTTCAATCTCTGGAAGGATGGCACGGTCACCGTTGAGGATGTGCTGGGGAAAGCGCACCGTCCCGATGACTTGGCTCGCCGCATTGTGAATGCGCGGCGGGGACTGGAGGACGAGGGAGCGGAAGTCGAAGAGGATTAG
- a CDS encoding GspE/PulE family protein: MVVRRIGQILVDLGFITDEQLEVILDEQQQRPGALLGKIAEDMGLITDEQLVQALAEQLNMQTVQLGDVQLPPDVLDKISETMAQLYRIVPVQFDGNTLTCATCDPQNLTVQDELRTFLGYDIRMVVSTEREIKAVLDKHYASDVDSVESIINELNDDEELFQAASMVSSDKFNITDAEALADSVPVRKLLNMVMLLAIKDHASDIHFEPFEDEFRIRIKAEGVLYEMVPPPRHLAFAITTRIKVMANLDIAERRMPQDGRIELMVGGHQVDLRVSVMPTMFGESTVMRILDRSVVSLSLENVGMDPDTLALFRKTIDRPNGILLVTGPTGSGKTTTLYSALSELNDSKDKLITTEDPVEYDIDGIVQIPIDHGIGVTFASCLRAILRQDPDTILVGEIRDIETAEIAVQASLTGHLVFSTLHTNDAPSTITRMKDMGIPTFLLTACVEAILAQRLVRRICTNCREETEVSEEILLDLGIDPKTVADKKFFRGTGCEKCNNTGYKGRIGLFELMIMNDDLREMIMENATTDELRDRAEHFGMTPLRKYGINYVFQGLTTADEVLRETIAE, encoded by the coding sequence ATGGTAGTCCGTAGAATTGGTCAAATCCTAGTCGACTTAGGTTTCATCACCGATGAGCAACTTGAAGTCATCTTGGATGAACAGCAGCAGCGGCCTGGCGCCTTGCTTGGCAAGATCGCCGAAGATATGGGGCTCATTACCGATGAGCAACTTGTTCAGGCGTTAGCTGAACAGCTGAATATGCAGACCGTGCAGTTGGGCGATGTGCAGCTGCCGCCCGACGTGCTGGACAAAATCTCCGAAACAATGGCTCAGTTGTATCGCATTGTGCCGGTGCAGTTTGATGGCAATACGCTGACGTGCGCGACGTGCGACCCGCAGAATCTGACTGTGCAGGATGAATTGCGAACGTTCCTGGGCTACGACATTCGCATGGTCGTTTCTACCGAGCGTGAGATCAAAGCGGTACTCGACAAGCATTATGCCTCGGACGTCGACTCTGTTGAGAGTATTATCAACGAGCTGAATGATGACGAGGAGTTGTTTCAAGCCGCTTCGATGGTCTCCAGCGACAAGTTCAATATCACCGACGCTGAAGCCTTGGCCGATAGCGTGCCGGTCCGCAAGCTGCTCAACATGGTGATGCTGCTCGCGATTAAGGATCACGCCAGCGATATTCACTTTGAGCCGTTTGAAGATGAGTTTCGCATTCGCATCAAGGCGGAAGGGGTGCTGTATGAGATGGTTCCCCCGCCTCGCCACTTGGCATTCGCAATTACCACACGCATCAAGGTCATGGCCAACCTGGACATTGCCGAACGTCGCATGCCTCAGGATGGACGTATTGAATTGATGGTGGGTGGTCACCAGGTCGACCTGCGAGTGAGTGTGATGCCGACCATGTTTGGCGAGAGTACGGTAATGCGGATCCTGGACCGCTCGGTCGTTTCGCTCAGCTTGGAAAACGTGGGAATGGATCCTGACACGTTAGCTCTGTTTCGCAAGACCATCGATCGCCCCAACGGAATTCTGTTGGTGACGGGCCCGACCGGTTCCGGCAAAACCACGACGCTCTACTCTGCGTTGAGCGAGTTGAACGACAGTAAAGATAAATTGATTACGACCGAAGATCCGGTGGAATATGACATCGATGGGATTGTGCAGATCCCTATTGATCACGGGATTGGGGTGACGTTTGCTTCCTGCCTGCGAGCCATCTTGCGGCAGGATCCGGATACGATTCTGGTGGGTGAGATTCGAGACATTGAGACGGCGGAAATTGCCGTTCAAGCCTCGCTCACGGGGCACTTGGTGTTCAGTACGCTGCACACCAACGATGCGCCTAGCACGATCACGCGGATGAAGGACATGGGGATTCCCACGTTCTTGCTCACCGCCTGTGTCGAAGCCATTTTGGCTCAGCGTTTGGTGCGCCGGATTTGCACCAACTGCCGCGAGGAGACGGAGGTTAGTGAGGAGATTTTGCTCGATCTGGGGATTGATCCCAAGACGGTCGCCGACAAAAAATTCTTCCGCGGAACCGGTTGTGAAAAATGCAACAACACCGGCTACAAGGGGCGAATCGGTTTGTTCGAGCTGATGATCATGAACGATGACCTGCGGGAGATGATCATGGAAAATGCGACCACCGATGAACTGCGTGATCGGGCGGAGCACTTCGGCATGACGCCGCTCCGGAAGTATGGCATCAACTATGTCTTCCAGGGACTGACCACGGCGGATGAGGTCTTGCGGGAAACGATTGCCGAGTAA